Below is a genomic region from Thermoflexus sp..
TCGAATACGTCCGCTGGTGTCTGCGGCGGGGCCTGGACATTGATTCTTTCGCGCCCCGTCTCTCGTTCTTCTTCAACTGCCACAACGATTTCTTCGAGGAGATCGCCAAATTCCGGGCGGCCCGCCGGATCTGGGCCCGGGAGATGAAGGAGACCTTCGGCGCGAAGAACCCGCGCTCCTGGTGGCTGCGCTTCCACACCCAGACCGCCGGCTGCACCCTCACCGCCCAGCAACCCTACGTGAATGTGGTCCGGGTGGCCCTCCAGGCCCTGGCCGCCGTCCTCGGCGGCACCCAATCCCTGCACACCAACGCCCTCGACGAGGCCATCGCCCTCCCCAGCGAGTTCGCCGCTAAGCTGGCCTTGCGCACCCAACAGGTCATCGCCTACGAGAGCGGAGTGACGAACACCGTCGACCCCCTGGGGGGCAGCTACTACGTGGAATATTTGACCAACCGCCTGGAGCAGCAGGCCTACGAATACTTCCGCAAGATCGAGGAGCTGGGCGGGGTGATCCCCGCCATCGAAGCGGGCTTCTTCCAGCGGGAGATCGCCGAGGCCGCCTATCGCTACCAGAAGGAGATCGATGAGAAGCGCCGGATCATCGTTGGGGTCAATGAGTTTGTGGAGGAAGAGGAGGTGAAGCCACCGATCCTTCAGATGGACCCCGAGGGGGAGCGCCGGCAGCGGGCGCGCCTGCAGAAGCTCCGGATGGAGCGCGATAACGAGCGCGTGGGGCAGGCCCTGGCCGCCCTTCAGGAGGCCGCTCGCCGGGAGAACGGGAATCTCATGCCCTATATCCTGGACGCCGTGAAGGCCTATGCGACCCTGGGGGAGATCACCCGGGCGCTCAAGGCGGTATGGGGAACCTGGCAGGAGCCGCTGATTATCTGAGCGAGGGGCTACGCCCCCCCTCCTTCCGGGGCGGGTGGGCGCGCCCATCCGCCCCCCCAGATCTCTGAAGAGGGACAGGCTCCCCATGCGGCGCGGCGCTCCCCTGCAACGTCCTGTTGGGTTTGGAGACACCCTCTTCCGTTAGGGCATAGGAGATGAGAGCCCGTCGCCTTCCGCTCCAACTTCCCCAATCCCGTCGAATCCATCGATGGGTCCGGAGACCTTCCGAAAGATCGATCCGCACCTGCGGCGAGGACGGAACGGAATCCTCATCAGCCTGCTCGCCATCAGCCTGTCCGCCTCGCAGCCTTTTCTTTCCTTCGAAGATCGCCTGAGCCTGCATGTGGCCGGGCGAGGCTTCCACTTCGCCACCTGGCTCCTCTCAGTCTGGTGGGAGAAGCTGATCCTCGACACCGCCACCCCGCAGGCCTTTCTGGATGAGGCGACCCAAGGTCGGACGCTTCGAGGCTTTTTGCGCCATCTGGAGGCCGCGCAGCAAGCGGCGGCCGATCTGGAACACCGGATGGCCGGCTCCGAGCCCACCGATCCCGCCATCCTGGAGGATCTCCGGCGTCGCTGGGAGACGGAACATCGGAAGCAGGAAGCGTTGCGTCCCCTGGTGGAGGGCATCCTCGCGGAGCAGCTCGCTGTTCTCCTCCGCGGGGAGGGATTGACTCTCCTGGGCTATCCGATCCCCCCGGTCAACCTCCGCCTGACGGCCATGCCCAACCTGCTGGTGGTATCGCCCCGGGATCGGATCGTCCAGCGGGCCGCCCTCCCCTTGCAGGCCGATCTCACCGCCGATGAGATGGAGCGGATCGAACGACACGTCGATGGGGCCTTCAACGTGTCCTCCCTGGTCGTTCCCCTGGGCGGCCTGGCTCTCTACCCGGCAATGATTCTGGAAATCCCTTCCCTCCCCTACCTCACCGAAACCATTGCCCATGAGTGGACCCATCACTGGCTCTTCCTGTGGCCTCTGGGATGGTTCTACGAGCGCCCGGAAGCTCGCACCATTAACGAGACCGCCGCGGATCTGGTGGGGAAGGCCCTGGGACGGGCGTGGCTGGCCCGCTTCTACCCCGAGGATCTCCCCTCACCCCCCTCCCCTGCAGACTCGCCCCATGCTCCAGAGGAACAGCCGGCCTTCCATTTCGGACGGGAGCTGGCGAAAACCCGAACGGTGGTGGAGCGACTGCTGGCGCGGGGGGAGATCCGCCGGGCGGAGCAGTATATGGAGGCCCGACGCCGGGTCTTCCTGGAACACGGCTACGTGATCCGCAAGCTGAACCAGGCCTACTTCGCTTTCTATGGCGCCTATGCGGCGGAGGAAGGTGCGGCAGGCGTGGAGGATCCCATCGGCCCGCGCGTGCGTCGCCTGTGGGAGCAGAGCCCATCGTTACGGGCCTTTCTGTTCCGGATCGCCTTCATCACCGACCTGGCCGGCCTCCGCCGGGCGCTGGGGGAACCATAAACCGTCTGGCCCTCCCCGCGACGCTCCAGGCCACGGGGGCAGAGAAAACCAGCCGCCTGACCTCTACCTCCCGATCCTCCTCTCATGTCGGTAAATTGACAGGATGCCTCCTCTGACTTAAAACAAAGTAAGAGTTACATGGCGCGGGTCCGTTGGGGGAGTCCGGGCGAGCCGGGCTGAGAGGACGGCCATATCCGCCGTCGACCCCTGGAACCTGATCCGGATCATGCCGGCGGAGGGAAGACGGGCGCGCCGCGGCGATCTCGCACCACCTCCCTGTGATCCCGCCCTCTCCTCCTGGCTCCGCCTCATCTCATACGGAAACTGGATTCGCACAGCCAGATTTCTCCGGGAAGTAGAGCGCCCTCATGACGAACGCCAATGAAATCGTGATCATCGGCGGCGGGATCTGCGGGCTCTCCATCGGCTGGTTCCTGGCCCGCTCTGGATACCCGGTGACGATCCTGGAACGGGGCGGCGCCGGGCTGGGCGCGACCTGGGCGGCCGCCGGGATGCTGGCCCCTCACGCGGAGGCAGAGCCCGGTGAGGAGAGGCTCCTGCCGCTGTTGCGGGCTAGCCGCGATATGTGGGCCGACTTCGCCCGGGAGCTGGAGGCCGTCTCCGGGATCCCCGTGGACTACCGGGACGAAGGCACGCTGGTGGTCGCCCTCGATCGGGACGACGCGGAACGCTTGAGGTTCCTCTATGAATTCCAGCGCAGCCAGAACCTCCCCACTGAGTGGCTTTCCGGCTACGAGGCCCGACGGATGGAGCCGCATCTCTCCCGGCACGTGGTGGCCGCCATCTACAGCCCGCAGGATCATCAGGTGGATAACCGGAAGGTGGCCCGGGCGCTGATCGAAGCCTTCCGAAAGGCCGGCGGACATCTGCGGGAACACACGGAGGTGACCGGGATCGTGATCGATGAGAACCGCGTCCTCGGGGTCCGCCTCGCCCGCGGATTCCTGGAGGCCCACACGGTGATCCTGGCCGCCGGGGCCTGGTCCGCCCAGATCCCCGGGCTCCCCCCCGAGGCCCGCCCGCCTGTCCGGCCTGTGAAGGGTCAGATGCTGGCGGTGCAGATGCCTCCCGAGGCGCCCCTGCTGCAACACGTGGTGTGGGGGCCGGATGCCTACCTGGTTCCCCGTCGGGATGGTCGGTTGTTGATTGGGGCGACGGTGGAGGAAAAAGGGTTCGATGCCCACCTGACCGCCGGAGGGATCTTCCGGCTGCTGCGAGGGGCCTGGGAGATCCTGCCCGGGATTGATGAGCTGCCCATCGTGGAGATGTGGGTGGGCTTCCGGCCGGGAAGCCGGGATGATGCACCGATCCTGGGGCCGACGGCGGTGGAGGGGCTGATCCTGGCGACCGGCCACTACCGCAACGGCATCCTGCTGGCCCCGATCACCGCTCACGCCATTCATCACCTGATCGTCCATGGCGACCTCCCCGAGGTCGCGAAACCGTTCACCCTCGCGCGATTCTGCCACCGGTAGGGGCAGGCCCCTGGGCCTGTCTCCCTGGAGTGAAGGAGGGAAACCCGATGGAGGCCATCCTGATCGTCAATGGACAGCCCCATCCGTATCGGCCGCATACGGTTCGGGAGCTCCTGGCCGCCCTGGGCCTGGATCCCGATCGCCCGGGCATTGCGGTGGCGATCAACGCCACCGTGATCCCCCGACCGGAATGGGGGAACGTCCGGCTCCAGCCCGGGGATCGGGTGGAGATTGTCCACGCGGTCGCAGGGGGATGAACCGGCACGGAGGTGGGAAGGCCGTGCGCGGTTCCCCATCAGGAGAAAGGGGTCCACTCTTTCCTCCCGGATTCACGGCGCAGTTTTCTGTAAGATCTTCAGGAGGCCTATGATGAACGAAGGACTGGTGATCGCCGGACGGGCGTTCCGCTCGCGTCTGATCCTCGGAACAGCTCGATATCCCAACCTCCAGGTGATGCTGGATGCCCTGGAGGCCAGCGGAACCGAAATCGTGACCGTGGCCATCCGCCGGGTCCGCTTCGGGGCTGATGGGGAGAACCTCTACGACCTGCTGCGGGATCGCTATTTCATCCTGCCGAACACTGCCGGATGCTACACCGCCCGAGATGCGGTGCTCACCGCCCACCTGGCCCGCGAAGCCCTGGGCACGAACTGGATCAAGCTGGAAGTGATCGGCGATGAGGAGACCCTCTACCCCGATGCCGAGCAGCTGCTGGAGGCCGCGCGCCAGCTGGTGAAGGATGGCTTCGTGGTCCTCCCCTACTGCACCGATGATCCCATCCTGTGCCGGAAGCTGGAGGATATCGGTTGCGCGGCGGTGATGCCGCTGGGGGCGCCCATCGGATCCGGGATGGGGATCCTGAACCCGTATAACATCCGGCTGATCCGCCAGATGTGCACGGTGCCGGTGATCGTGGACGCCGGGGTGGGGACTGCATCGGATGTGGCGATCGCGATGGAGCTGGGATGCGATGGGGTGCTGCTGAACACCGCAGTGGCCCAGGCGCGGGATCCGGTGAAGATGGCCCGGGCGATGCGCCTGGCGGTGGAGGCCGGACGGCTGGCCTATGAAGCTGGCCGCATCCCCCGCCGCTTGTATGCCGTGCCCTCCAGCCCGATGGAGGATCGCATCGAGGTATGAACCTCCCCCAGCCGCCGCTGCTGGTGATCACCGACCGTCGCCTGGCCCGCCGGCCGCTGCTTGCTGTGATCGAGGCGATCCTCACAGCTGGCGGGCGCTGGGTGATGGTGCGGGAAAAGGACCTCCCCGAAGATGAACTGGCTTCCCTGGTTCGGGCGATCATCCGGCTGGCCCGACGCGTGGGAGGGGTTGTGGTGGTCAACACCTGGGCATCGGTTGCCGCAGCCTGTGAGGCCGATGGGGTGCATTTGCCTCAAGGCCTTTCGGTCGCCGAAGCCCGACGCATCGTCGGCCCGGGGCGCTGGGTAGGGGTTTCCACCCACAACCTGGAAGAGGCCCTACGCGCGGTGGAGGAAGGGGCGGACTATATCACCCTGAGCCCCATCTTCCCTTCCGTCAGCAAGCCGGGCTATGGACCGGCGCTGGGGGTGGAGACTCTCCGCATGGTCGCCCGAGCGGTATCCATCCCGGTGGTGGCCCTGGGGGGAATTACCCCGGAGAACGCCCGCGCATGCCGGGAAGCCGGCGCGGCGGGAATCGCGGTCCTGGGCTCCGTGATGACTGCGGAAGATCCGGGAGCGATCGTTCGCGCCTATCTTTCTGCCTGGGGGGGTTGAATCGATCGAAAACGCGAGGTTCACGGACCGGGGAAGCGGAGCGCCCGACGCCGGGCCGAGAGGTGCTCCCATTCCAGAGGCAACACCGGTGGGGATGCGCGTAAATCCTCCCGCCAGCGGATGAGGATCTGGCAGAGGGCCTCCAGAGCGGCGCCGAGCTCATCGGCGTTGCTTCGCACCACCTCGCCCATCATCCGCGGATCGCTGGCCGCCACCCGGGTGGCATCCCGGAATCCGGAAGCCGCGATCTCCCACATGGCCGGATCCCCCGCGGCCTCGACGGCAGCCATCAGCGCCATGGCGGTCACGTAGGGGAGATGGCTCACCCAGGCCACCCGCCGATCGTGGATCTCCGCCTCCATCCAGATGGGGCGCGCTCCCAGAAGGGTGACCAGCTCCTCAGCCTGCACCGCCGCCTCCGGTGTCGTTCGGGAGGTCGGCACCAGAATGAACGGTTTCCCGAGGAAGAGCTCCGGATCGGAGGCCAGGAAGCCCGAGCGCTCCCTGCCTGCCATGGGGTGCCCCCCTACTGCCCTCACCCCTTCCGGCAACCGGGCCATCGCCGCCACAATCCGCCGCTTGGTGCTCCCCGTATCCAGGATCAGCTGGCCGGGTCGCCAGGGGAGGGCCTCCAGGAGCTCCTCAATGGTGCCCACCGGCGTGGCCAGGATCACCCCATCCGCCGCAGCGACCAGCGCAGGGGGATCCAGCAAGGCCTCGAAAACCCCGGAAGCCTGGGCCTCTGTCCGTGTAGCCGGATCGCGATCCGCTCCCAGAACCGGGATGCCCTGTTGCGCCAGCCGCCGGGCGATGGAACCGCCGATCAGGCCCAGACCGATGACACCCCAGCGAAAGTTCTCCATCGTCACAACCCGAAAAGAGAGTGGACGAGCGCCTGCCCGCGCGTCCGGGAAATCCCAACCCCGAATGCCCTCGGGAGGAGGTCCGCTGCGCGCCCCCCGAACATGGCATGCGTTACGGCAATGCCCGTAGGGCAAGGGCCACGGCTCGCGCCTCCCGGACCAGGCGGGCGAAGGCCTCGGGGGTCAGGGATTGACGGCCATCCGACCAGGCCTCCTCCGGGCGGATGTGAACTTCCGTCAACAAGCCATCCGCCCCTGCGGCAATGGCCGCGCGGGCGATGGGGATCACATACGCCGCCTCCCCTGTGCCGTGGCTGGGATCCACCAGCACCGGCAGATGGCTGAGCTGCTTCACGACCGGCACGGCGTTGATGTCCAGAGTGTTTCGGGTCATCCGCTCAAAGGTGCGGATCCCCCGCTCGCACAGGATCACGTTGAAATTCCCATAGGCCATCACGTATTCCGCTGCCAGCAGCCACTCTTCGATGGTCGCGCTCATCCCCCGCTTGAGCAGCACCGGCTTCGGCTGTCGGCCCACTGCTTTCAGCAGGCTGAAGTTCTGCATATTCCGCGCGCCGACCTGCAAAACATCCGCCACCTCCGCGACCAGGGGAACCTCCTCCGGGGCCATCACCTCCGTTACGACCGGGAGCCCGGTTTCGGCCCGTGCCTCGGCCAGTAATTCCAGCCCTTCGAAGCCCAGGCCCTGGAAGGAATAGGGGGAGGTGCGAGGTTTGAAAGCGCCGGCCCGTAGCATATGGGCCCCGGCTTCCCGAACGGCATGGGCGGTTTCCAGCAGCTGGGAACGGGATTCTACCGCGCAGGGCCCCGCGATAAAGACCGGCTCCTCGCCCCCAATGAGGACCTCTCCCACCCGGATCTGGGTGCCCTCCGGCCGGTAATCCCGAGCTGCCAGCTGAAACGCATGACGGACCGGGATCACCCGCCGGACCCCCGGCCAGGACTGGAGCTCGCGGGGATCCAGGTCGCGCTCATCGGGGCAAACCAGCACGGGTTGCGGCCCGTGAACCCAATGGACCGGCTTCCCCCGGGATTGAAGGTGGTCCACCAGGCGCTGGATCATACGGGGATCCACATCGGCAGCGCATTCCACAATCATCGTTCCCCTCCTTCCTCCACGGATGCGGTGGGCGTTCCTTCCGCAGCCGGATAGGAGCCCAGCAATTTCACAAAAGAGGCCCGTTGGAGAAGCCCCAGGAGGGCCTCCCGACACGCGGGGTCCTGCCAGTGACCCTCAAAGTCCACATAGAACACGTATTCCCAGGGCCGTCCGCGCCGGGGGCGGGATTCCAGCTTGGTGAGATTGATCCCCCGCGTGGCGAATTCCCCCAGGCAGGCATGCAGAGCTCCTGGAACATGTCGGGTGCTGAACACAATCGAGGTCTTGTTGCGCTCCGCGCGGGGCGGCTCCCGGGTGCTGACGATGAAGAAGCGGGTGGCGTTTTCCGGGTCATCCTCGATTCCCTCAGCAAGGATCGCCAGGCCATAGCGCTCGGCAGCCAGGCGGCTGGCAATGACCGCGACCCCGGGTTCCGGGCGCTCGGCCAGCATCCGGGCGCTGCCGGCTGTGTCATGGGCGGCCAGGGCTTCCCAGCCATGCCGCTCAATGAAACGCGCACACTGCTCCAGAGCCTGCGGGTGAGAGCGCACCATACGGATTTCCGAAAGCGTCGTCCCGGGCGGCGCCAGCAGGCAATGGCGCACCCGCAGGATCACCTCCCCCCAGATCCGGAGATCCCGATCCAGCAACAGGTCGTAGACCGCATTGATGGAGCCCGCCGTGGAATTCTCCACCGGCAGAACGCCGAAATCCGCTCGGCCGACCTCCACAGCATGGGCCACCTCGGCAAAGGTGCGGCATGGGAGCAACACCAGATCCGGCCCGAAAAAGCGCAGCGCGGCTTCATGGGAATAAGCGCCCGCCTCTCCCTGAAAGGCCACCCGGGGGAGCATGGGAGCCTGCTCCGGGGGATCTGCCTCCTCAGGAGAGGCAGAGCCGTTTAAGAGATCGGGGCGAAGTTGCTGGGCTTCTCCCAGGTAAACGGGAACGGGTCGGAAGGGGCGCTGGGGGTGAACCAGAAGCAGAACGCGAATACAACGGGGAAGGGCATCCGGGACCGGGATCTCCTGGGCGCACAGCATGGGAACGTGTGTCCAGCCCATCTCCCGGGCGACCGAGGCCGGGAAAGCCGCCGTGAGATCCGGGGTGGTCGTGAACCAGGCGGCCACGATTTCCCCCGGGGCCAGCCGGTTGGCCCGGACGATGGATTCCAGCAACCGTCGGGTTGCCGAGGCGATCGCTTCCGGGGTGTTGGCTTCGGCCGTGACCGCGCCGCGAATGCCGTATAGCATGCGTCCCCCACAAAAAACCATCGGCGCGGGGGCTCTGGGGGAGCCGCTCCGCGCCGATGGTGAAAACTACGGGAATTTGGAATAGGACGTCAGGTGGCATACGCGAGCGGCCCCGCCGGACGCGCGGCAAAGTAATAAAAGTAATACCGCCAGTAGGCATGGAGGGCGCTCGCGAAATGCCGGACCTGCATGCTCAGGAACCCCTGTTCCCTCGAGTTTGGTTTCACATTATACAGACCTGAACGAATTTGTCAAGCCCCGGCCGAGGGCTTTTGCCCCCTGCCGGGGGGCTGCGGGGGGGTGTCCCCCCACCTTTTCCTCCGCCTCCTGTCCG
It encodes:
- the thiS gene encoding sulfur carrier protein ThiS: MEAILIVNGQPHPYRPHTVRELLAALGLDPDRPGIAVAINATVIPRPEWGNVRLQPGDRVEIVHAVAGG
- a CDS encoding thiazole synthase, translated to MNEGLVIAGRAFRSRLILGTARYPNLQVMLDALEASGTEIVTVAIRRVRFGADGENLYDLLRDRYFILPNTAGCYTARDAVLTAHLAREALGTNWIKLEVIGDEETLYPDAEQLLEAARQLVKDGFVVLPYCTDDPILCRKLEDIGCAAVMPLGAPIGSGMGILNPYNIRLIRQMCTVPVIVDAGVGTASDVAIAMELGCDGVLLNTAVAQARDPVKMARAMRLAVEAGRLAYEAGRIPRRLYAVPSSPMEDRIEV
- the aroF gene encoding 3-deoxy-7-phosphoheptulonate synthase codes for the protein MIVECAADVDPRMIQRLVDHLQSRGKPVHWVHGPQPVLVCPDERDLDPRELQSWPGVRRVIPVRHAFQLAARDYRPEGTQIRVGEVLIGGEEPVFIAGPCAVESRSQLLETAHAVREAGAHMLRAGAFKPRTSPYSFQGLGFEGLELLAEARAETGLPVVTEVMAPEEVPLVAEVADVLQVGARNMQNFSLLKAVGRQPKPVLLKRGMSATIEEWLLAAEYVMAYGNFNVILCERGIRTFERMTRNTLDINAVPVVKQLSHLPVLVDPSHGTGEAAYVIPIARAAIAAGADGLLTEVHIRPEEAWSDGRQSLTPEAFARLVREARAVALALRALP
- the thiO gene encoding glycine oxidase ThiO, which codes for MTNANEIVIIGGGICGLSIGWFLARSGYPVTILERGGAGLGATWAAAGMLAPHAEAEPGEERLLPLLRASRDMWADFARELEAVSGIPVDYRDEGTLVVALDRDDAERLRFLYEFQRSQNLPTEWLSGYEARRMEPHLSRHVVAAIYSPQDHQVDNRKVARALIEAFRKAGGHLREHTEVTGIVIDENRVLGVRLARGFLEAHTVILAAGAWSAQIPGLPPEARPPVRPVKGQMLAVQMPPEAPLLQHVVWGPDAYLVPRRDGRLLIGATVEEKGFDAHLTAGGIFRLLRGAWEILPGIDELPIVEMWVGFRPGSRDDAPILGPTAVEGLILATGHYRNGILLAPITAHAIHHLIVHGDLPEVAKPFTLARFCHR
- the pheA gene encoding prephenate dehydratase, which encodes MLYGIRGAVTAEANTPEAIASATRRLLESIVRANRLAPGEIVAAWFTTTPDLTAAFPASVAREMGWTHVPMLCAQEIPVPDALPRCIRVLLLVHPQRPFRPVPVYLGEAQQLRPDLLNGSASPEEADPPEQAPMLPRVAFQGEAGAYSHEAALRFFGPDLVLLPCRTFAEVAHAVEVGRADFGVLPVENSTAGSINAVYDLLLDRDLRIWGEVILRVRHCLLAPPGTTLSEIRMVRSHPQALEQCARFIERHGWEALAAHDTAGSARMLAERPEPGVAVIASRLAAERYGLAILAEGIEDDPENATRFFIVSTREPPRAERNKTSIVFSTRHVPGALHACLGEFATRGINLTKLESRPRRGRPWEYVFYVDFEGHWQDPACREALLGLLQRASFVKLLGSYPAAEGTPTASVEEGGER
- a CDS encoding thiamine phosphate synthase: MNLPQPPLLVITDRRLARRPLLAVIEAILTAGGRWVMVREKDLPEDELASLVRAIIRLARRVGGVVVVNTWASVAAACEADGVHLPQGLSVAEARRIVGPGRWVGVSTHNLEEALRAVEEGADYITLSPIFPSVSKPGYGPALGVETLRMVARAVSIPVVALGGITPENARACREAGAAGIAVLGSVMTAEDPGAIVRAYLSAWGG
- a CDS encoding methylmalonyl-CoA mutase family protein, yielding MFDREKLQELAAARDRWEETTLQQWLARMPERQEVFTTVSGEPVNRLYTPLDLPDFDYLRDLGFPGEYPFTRGIHATMYRGRLWTMRLFAGYGTAEETNARFKYLLEHGQTGLSIAFDLPTLYGYDTDDPMAEGEFGKCGVAVSSLLDMEILLDGIPLDQITTSMTINGPAAIIWAMYLAVAEKRGIPWDQIGGTTQTDILKEYIAQKEWIFPPEPSMRLVVDMIEFGSKYVPKWNPISISGYHIREAGATAAQELAFTLADGFEYVRWCLRRGLDIDSFAPRLSFFFNCHNDFFEEIAKFRAARRIWAREMKETFGAKNPRSWWLRFHTQTAGCTLTAQQPYVNVVRVALQALAAVLGGTQSLHTNALDEAIALPSEFAAKLALRTQQVIAYESGVTNTVDPLGGSYYVEYLTNRLEQQAYEYFRKIEELGGVIPAIEAGFFQREIAEAAYRYQKEIDEKRRIIVGVNEFVEEEEVKPPILQMDPEGERRQRARLQKLRMERDNERVGQALAALQEAARRENGNLMPYILDAVKAYATLGEITRALKAVWGTWQEPLII
- a CDS encoding prephenate dehydrogenase → MPYGHCRNACHVRGARSGPPPEGIRGWDFPDARAGARPLSFRVVTMENFRWGVIGLGLIGGSIARRLAQQGIPVLGADRDPATRTEAQASGVFEALLDPPALVAAADGVILATPVGTIEELLEALPWRPGQLILDTGSTKRRIVAAMARLPEGVRAVGGHPMAGRERSGFLASDPELFLGKPFILVPTSRTTPEAAVQAEELVTLLGARPIWMEAEIHDRRVAWVSHLPYVTAMALMAAVEAAGDPAMWEIAASGFRDATRVAASDPRMMGEVVRSNADELGAALEALCQILIRWREDLRASPPVLPLEWEHLSARRRALRFPGP